Proteins found in one Brachypodium distachyon strain Bd21 chromosome 5, Brachypodium_distachyon_v3.0, whole genome shotgun sequence genomic segment:
- the LOC100829066 gene encoding putative disease resistance RPP13-like protein 3 translates to MAELLVGASTGALGSLLRKLAAMLRDEYKLLKNVCGDIKFLKGELEAMHAFLLDMADVQEPDRQAKLRADAVRELSYDIEDKIDKFMLLVDHESSVGSDGFRELFSKTMKKIADLKTRHKITKDVKDIKSQIKEVTERHARYKIDESSRTINRKVDPQLCAVYKNGSELVGIDGPRDELAKWLCDKEGESAHRLKAVSIVGYGGLGKTTLAKQVYDNLGANFECRAFVSISRSPDMMKILNSILSQLCNQDYAHAGTQDPQHIIDQIRDFLKDKRYGRFTLSGI, encoded by the exons ATGGCAGAACTTTTGGTGGGCGCGTCCACAGGTGCCCTGGGTTCCCTCCTGAGAAAGTTGGCTGCAATGTTGAGAGATGAATACAAGCTTCTCAAGAATGTCTGTGGTGATATCAAATTCCTCAAGGGTGAGCTCgaggccatgcatgcattcctCCTTGATATGGCAGATGTGCAGGAACCTGACCGCCAAGCCAAGCTTCGTGCGGATGCTGTGCGGGAGCTGTCATATGACATCGAGGACAAGATCGACAAGTTCATGCTGCTTGTGGACCATGAGTCCAGTGTTGGCTCTGATGGCTTCAGGGAGCTATTTAGCAAAACAATGAAAAAGATAGCTGACCTCAAGACACGCCATAAAATCACTAAGGACGTCAAAGACATTAAAAGCCAAATCAAGGAGGTCACTGAGAGACACGCAAG GTACAAGATCGATGAGTCCTCTAGAACTATAAATAGAAAGGTTGACCCTCAACTTTGCGCGGTCTATAAAAATGGATCAGAACTTGTTGGCATTGATGGCCCGAGAGATGAGCTTGCGAAGTGGTTGTGTGACAAGGAGGGTGAATCAGCACATCGACTTAAAGCTGTCTCTATTGTTGGATATGGGGGTTTAGGAAAGACAACTCTTGCCAAACAGGTCTATGACAATCTTGGAGCAAACTTTGAATGTCGGGCTTTTGTGTCAATTTCACGAAGTCCTGATATGATGAAGATCTTGAATTCTATATTATCTCAACTCTGCAACCAAGACTATGCTCATGCTGGAACACAGGATCCACAACACATCATTGACCAAATCAGAGATTTCCTAAAAGATAAAAG ATATGGTAGGTTTACACTTTCTGGTATTTAG